A portion of the Streptomyces sp. NBC_01335 genome contains these proteins:
- a CDS encoding aminopeptidase P family protein, whose product MTSPTPPEPFTADVYRARMARAADSAAEAGLAGVLVAPGPDLVHLTGYQPVSTERLTLLVLTPGQEPVLVVPTLEAPDAEAATGAPALSLRDWTDARNPYEVAAPLLDAAGRYGISDNAWAMHLLGLQQLLPGTSYASLTQVLPMLRAVKDAAELERLAAAGAAADATYEEILKVPFAGRRETEVSADLAELLIGFGHSQVDFAIVGSGPNGANPHHEAGERVIEHGDMVVLDFGGLRYGYGSDTSRTVHVGEPTAEEQRVHDVVREAQAAGCAAVRPGVACQDVDRAARAVITEFGYGDRFIHRTGHGIGVTTHEPPYMIEGEEQPLVPGMCFSVEPGIYLPGRFGVRIEDIVTVTEDGGRRLNATARELAIVG is encoded by the coding sequence ATGACCAGCCCGACCCCGCCCGAGCCCTTCACCGCCGACGTCTACCGCGCCCGGATGGCCCGTGCGGCCGACTCCGCCGCCGAGGCCGGGCTGGCCGGTGTCCTGGTGGCGCCCGGCCCGGACCTCGTCCACCTGACCGGCTACCAGCCCGTCAGCACCGAGCGCCTCACCCTTCTCGTACTGACCCCCGGTCAGGAGCCGGTGCTGGTCGTACCGACGCTGGAGGCGCCCGACGCCGAGGCGGCGACCGGCGCCCCCGCCCTCTCGCTGCGCGACTGGACCGACGCCAGGAACCCGTACGAGGTGGCCGCCCCCCTCCTCGACGCCGCCGGCCGGTACGGGATCAGCGACAACGCCTGGGCCATGCACCTGCTCGGGCTCCAGCAGCTGCTGCCCGGTACCTCCTACGCCTCGCTCACCCAGGTGCTGCCGATGCTGCGGGCGGTCAAGGACGCGGCGGAGCTGGAGCGGCTCGCGGCGGCCGGCGCGGCGGCCGACGCCACCTACGAGGAGATCCTGAAGGTCCCCTTCGCCGGGCGTCGGGAGACCGAGGTCTCGGCGGACCTGGCGGAGCTGCTGATCGGATTCGGCCACTCCCAGGTGGACTTCGCCATCGTCGGCTCCGGCCCGAACGGCGCGAACCCGCACCACGAGGCGGGGGAGCGGGTCATCGAGCACGGCGACATGGTGGTCCTCGACTTCGGCGGCCTGCGGTACGGCTACGGCTCCGACACCTCCCGTACGGTCCACGTCGGCGAGCCCACCGCCGAGGAGCAGCGCGTCCACGACGTGGTGCGCGAGGCCCAGGCGGCGGGGTGCGCCGCCGTGCGGCCCGGGGTCGCCTGCCAGGATGTCGACCGGGCGGCGCGCGCCGTCATCACCGAGTTCGGCTACGGCGACCGGTTCATCCACCGCACCGGCCACGGCATCGGGGTCACCACCCACGAACCGCCCTACATGATCGAGGGCGAGGAGCAGCCGCTGGTGCCGGGGATGTGCTTCTCCGTGGAGCCGGGGATCTACCTCCCGGGGCGGTTCGGGGTGCGGATCGAGGACATCGTGACCGTCACCGAGGACGGCGGCAGGCGGCTCAACGCCACCGCCCGGGAGCTGGCGATCGTCGGCTGA
- the treZ gene encoding malto-oligosyltrehalose trehalohydrolase: MRFEVWAPGAGSVGLQLSGTRLAMGRDGSRAGWWTVEADAADGDRYGFSVDEGPLLPDPRSRRQPDGPDGSSAVVDQEAYAWRSDWRGRVLPGGVLYELHVGTYTGEGTFDAAARKLGHLAELGVTHVSLMPVCPFPGINGWGYEGVSLWAVHEPYGGPAGLKRFVDTAHGLGLAVLLDVVHNHLGPSGNHLPAFGPYFTETHHTPWGAAVNLDAPGSDEVRAYLLGSALAWLRDYRLDGLRLDAVHALADTRALTFLEELAAGVDALAAEVGRPLTLIGESDLCDPRTTTPRAAGGLGLHAQWNDDFHHALHTALTGEAQGYYADFAAAPLAALAKTVTRAFFHDGTYSSFRGRSHGRPVDVTRTPAHHFVGYAQTHDQIGNRALGDRLAASLTPGLQACAAALVLTGPFTPMLFMGEEWGARTPWQFFTDHTDPELAEAVRNGRRREFGAHGWAEEDIPDPQDPATRERSCLDWSERERAPHDRLHAWYRELIALRRAVPDLRDPDLASVKVAFDEEARWLALRRGDVRIAVNLSGRPVAVPLGGGRNRAGTGRVLAAWEPVEAPGADGLLRLPAESCVVLADG; the protein is encoded by the coding sequence ATGCGGTTCGAGGTGTGGGCCCCCGGGGCCGGGTCGGTCGGACTCCAGTTGTCCGGCACACGGCTGGCGATGGGGCGTGACGGGTCCCGTGCGGGCTGGTGGACGGTCGAGGCGGACGCGGCCGACGGCGACCGGTACGGCTTCTCGGTGGACGAGGGGCCCCTGCTCCCCGACCCGCGCTCCCGGCGCCAGCCGGACGGTCCGGACGGGTCGAGCGCGGTGGTCGACCAGGAGGCGTACGCCTGGCGGAGCGACTGGCGGGGGCGCGTGCTGCCGGGCGGCGTGCTGTACGAGCTGCATGTCGGTACGTACACCGGCGAGGGCACCTTCGACGCGGCGGCGCGAAAGCTGGGCCATCTGGCGGAACTGGGCGTCACGCACGTGTCGTTGATGCCGGTCTGCCCGTTCCCCGGCATCAACGGCTGGGGGTACGAGGGCGTGTCGCTCTGGGCCGTCCACGAACCGTACGGCGGCCCGGCGGGGCTGAAGCGGTTCGTGGACACCGCGCACGGGCTGGGGCTCGCGGTGCTGCTGGACGTCGTCCACAACCACCTGGGGCCGTCCGGCAACCACCTCCCCGCCTTCGGCCCGTACTTCACCGAGACGCACCACACCCCATGGGGCGCGGCGGTCAATCTGGACGCCCCCGGGTCGGACGAGGTGCGGGCGTATCTGCTGGGCAGCGCGCTGGCCTGGCTGCGCGACTACCGGCTCGACGGGTTGCGGCTGGACGCGGTGCACGCGCTCGCCGACACCCGGGCGCTGACCTTCCTGGAGGAGCTGGCGGCCGGGGTGGACGCGCTGGCGGCCGAGGTGGGCCGGCCGCTGACGCTGATCGGCGAGTCCGACCTCTGCGACCCGCGCACCACGACCCCGCGCGCGGCGGGCGGGCTGGGGCTGCACGCGCAGTGGAACGACGACTTCCACCACGCCCTGCACACCGCCCTGACCGGCGAGGCGCAGGGCTATTACGCGGACTTCGCGGCCGCGCCACTGGCCGCGCTGGCCAAGACGGTGACCCGGGCGTTCTTCCACGACGGCACGTACTCCAGCTTCCGGGGGCGGTCGCACGGCCGCCCCGTCGACGTCACCCGCACCCCCGCCCACCATTTCGTCGGGTACGCCCAGACCCACGACCAGATCGGCAACCGGGCCCTCGGCGACCGGCTCGCCGCCTCGCTGACCCCTGGCCTCCAGGCGTGCGCGGCGGCGCTGGTGCTGACCGGCCCGTTCACCCCGATGCTCTTCATGGGCGAGGAGTGGGGGGCGCGGACCCCGTGGCAGTTCTTCACCGACCACACCGACCCGGAGCTGGCCGAGGCGGTGCGCAACGGCAGGCGGCGGGAGTTCGGGGCGCACGGCTGGGCCGAGGAGGACATCCCGGACCCGCAGGACCCCGCGACCCGCGAGCGGTCCTGCCTGGACTGGAGCGAACGCGAACGCGCCCCGCACGACCGGCTGCACGCCTGGTACCGGGAGCTGATCGCGCTCCGCCGGGCCGTGCCCGACCTGCGCGACCCGGACCTCGCCTCGGTGAAGGTCGCCTTCGACGAGGAGGCCCGGTGGCTGGCGCTGCGCCGGGGCGACGTGCGGATCGCGGTCAACCTGTCCGGCCGGCCCGTCGCCGTCCCGCTGGGCGGCGGGCGGAACCGGGCCGGCACCGGACGGGTGCTGGCGGCCTGGGAGCCGGTGGAGGCACCGGGCGCGGACGGACTGCTGCGGCTGCCCGCCGAGTCCTGCGTGGTGCTGGCCGACGGGTGA
- a CDS encoding GH1 family beta-glucosidase, with amino-acid sequence MTVPKFPPGFLWGASASAFQTEGAVEADGKGLSGWDAFAAVPGRIKDGTDTTRGTGFHEHWREDVGLLAGLGADAFRFSVSWPRVVPGGSGAVNPAGLDFYDRLVDELCARGITPAPTLYHWDTPLPLDEEGGWLNRDTAYRFAEYAGIVAERLADRVPMWITINEPAEVTLLGYALGQHAPGRTLLFDALPAAHHQLLAHGLAVRALRAAGASNIGVAVSHSPVWTAGDSDEDRDAASLYDTLTNWLFADPLLAGRYPDEGFAALMPGPVADDLKTISTPLDWYGVNYYNPTLVGAPRPEALGSFAGFEIPAELPFGIREIEGYEKTDFGWPVVPDGLRETLVQLRDRYGDRLPPLYITENGCAVDDAVSDTRRIAFLEAHLGALHRAIGEGVDVRGYFTWSLTDNVEWTEGASKRFGLVHIDYETLRRTPKESYAWYRDVIRAQRAPAGTVPVGTVPAEQGSPELEFIGQQAAGAAEPAGAETAVRPG; translated from the coding sequence ATGACCGTGCCGAAGTTCCCTCCCGGTTTCCTCTGGGGAGCCTCCGCCTCCGCGTTCCAGACCGAGGGAGCCGTCGAGGCCGACGGCAAGGGCCTCTCCGGCTGGGACGCCTTCGCCGCCGTGCCCGGCCGCATCAAGGACGGCACCGACACCACCCGGGGGACCGGGTTCCACGAGCACTGGCGCGAGGACGTCGGTCTGCTCGCCGGGCTCGGAGCCGACGCCTTCCGCTTCTCCGTCAGCTGGCCCCGCGTGGTGCCCGGCGGCAGCGGCGCGGTCAACCCCGCCGGACTCGACTTCTACGACCGGCTCGTCGACGAACTCTGCGCCCGGGGCATCACCCCCGCCCCCACGCTCTACCACTGGGACACCCCGCTGCCGCTGGACGAGGAGGGCGGCTGGCTCAACCGCGACACCGCCTACCGCTTCGCCGAGTACGCGGGCATCGTCGCCGAACGGCTCGCCGACCGCGTCCCCATGTGGATCACCATCAACGAGCCCGCCGAGGTCACCCTGCTGGGCTACGCCCTCGGCCAGCACGCGCCCGGCCGCACCCTGCTCTTCGACGCCCTGCCCGCCGCCCACCACCAGCTCCTCGCCCACGGACTGGCCGTCCGGGCGCTGCGCGCCGCAGGAGCCTCCAACATCGGCGTCGCCGTCTCGCACAGCCCCGTCTGGACGGCCGGCGACTCGGACGAGGACCGGGACGCGGCCTCGCTGTACGACACCCTCACCAACTGGCTCTTCGCCGACCCGCTGCTCGCCGGCCGCTACCCCGACGAGGGGTTCGCCGCGCTGATGCCGGGCCCGGTCGCCGACGACCTGAAGACCATCTCCACCCCGCTGGACTGGTACGGCGTCAACTACTACAACCCCACCCTCGTCGGTGCCCCCCGCCCCGAAGCCCTCGGCTCCTTCGCCGGGTTCGAGATCCCCGCCGAACTTCCTTTCGGCATCAGGGAGATCGAGGGGTACGAGAAGACGGACTTCGGCTGGCCCGTCGTCCCGGACGGGTTGCGCGAGACCCTCGTCCAGCTCCGCGACCGCTACGGCGACCGGCTGCCGCCGCTCTACATCACCGAGAACGGCTGCGCGGTGGACGACGCCGTCAGCGACACCCGCCGCATCGCCTTCCTGGAAGCCCACTTGGGCGCCCTGCACCGTGCCATCGGTGAAGGCGTCGACGTACGCGGCTACTTCACCTGGTCGCTCACCGACAACGTGGAGTGGACCGAGGGGGCCAGCAAGCGCTTCGGACTCGTCCACATCGACTACGAGACCCTGCGCCGGACCCCGAAGGAGTCCTACGCCTGGTACCGCGACGTCATCCGGGCCCAGCGCGCCCCGGCCGGAACCGTTCCGGTCGGAACCGTTCCGGCGGAACAGGGTTCGCCGGAGCTGGAGTTCATCGGACAGCAGGCCGCCGGGGCGGCGGAACCGGCCGGCGCCGAGACCGCCGTACGACCGGGCTGA
- a CDS encoding alpha-L-fucosidase, producing the protein MVAQWWTQAGLGMFVHWTPASVPGWAPPYTAPAGLPLAGRAAPLAWTSYAEWYENGLRFPGSPVSAHHRATYGDKPYTDFGREFEDGLAGWDPAAWARAFRAAGARYAVLVTKHHDGYCLWPSEVRNPNRAGWHTTRDVVGEFAEAVRAEGLRFGVYYSGGLDWTFDSRPVGTAADMLASVPRGVYPDYADAQLRELIRRYRPDILWNDIAWPAGTPEIRRLIDFYRFTVPHGVVNDRLLPRSPLWRTFALPGAGALYDRWERRTIAQDEGFVPRKPPYYDFRTPEFARYTGPDPYEITRGIDHSFGYNRNSPPDAFLGRDTLAALVRDTAADGGNLLLNVGPRGEDAAIPEEQLLRLEWLAQDRPAEAEKTG; encoded by the coding sequence ATGGTTGCTCAATGGTGGACCCAGGCCGGCCTGGGGATGTTCGTGCACTGGACGCCCGCGTCGGTCCCCGGCTGGGCCCCGCCCTACACCGCGCCCGCCGGCCTCCCCCTGGCCGGACGGGCCGCCCCGCTCGCCTGGACCTCGTACGCCGAGTGGTACGAGAACGGGCTCCGCTTCCCTGGCAGCCCGGTCTCCGCCCACCACCGGGCCACCTACGGCGACAAGCCGTACACCGATTTCGGCCGGGAGTTCGAGGACGGGCTGGCAGGCTGGGACCCCGCCGCGTGGGCGCGCGCCTTCCGCGCCGCCGGCGCCCGCTACGCCGTCCTGGTCACCAAGCACCACGACGGCTACTGCCTCTGGCCCTCCGAGGTGCGCAACCCGAACCGGGCCGGCTGGCACACCACCCGTGACGTGGTGGGCGAGTTCGCCGAAGCGGTCCGGGCCGAGGGGCTGCGCTTCGGGGTGTACTACTCCGGCGGGCTCGACTGGACCTTCGACAGCCGCCCGGTCGGCACCGCAGCCGACATGCTCGCCTCCGTGCCGCGCGGCGTGTACCCCGACTACGCCGACGCCCAACTGCGTGAACTCATACGGCGGTACCGCCCGGACATCCTCTGGAACGACATCGCCTGGCCGGCCGGCACCCCCGAGATCCGCCGGCTCATCGACTTCTACCGCTTCACCGTCCCGCACGGCGTGGTCAACGACCGGCTGCTGCCGCGCTCACCGCTCTGGCGCACCTTCGCCCTCCCGGGCGCCGGGGCGCTGTACGACCGTTGGGAGCGGCGGACGATCGCCCAGGACGAGGGGTTCGTCCCGCGCAAGCCCCCGTACTACGACTTCCGCACCCCGGAGTTCGCCCGCTACACGGGCCCCGACCCGTACGAGATCACCCGCGGCATCGACCACAGCTTCGGCTACAACCGCAACTCCCCGCCCGATGCCTTCCTCGGCCGCGACACCCTCGCCGCACTGGTCCGGGACACCGCGGCCGACGGCGGCAACCTGCTGCTCAATGTCGGACCGCGGGGCGAGGACGCCGCGATCCCCGAGGAGCAACTGCTGCGGCTGGAATGGCTCGCGCAGGACCGGCCGGCGGAGGCTGAGAAGACCGGTTGA
- a CDS encoding NAD(P)-dependent oxidoreductase yields MRITVFGATGRMGQLLVRQALDAGHTVTAYARNPGKLRFTHPELTVVAGELDDEKAILEAVRGADAVIEGVGSESAATRRIIAAMDASGVGRFVVVSTCSVPDPADRPDLRFKALVRFVRTAAPRAWAEVRAAAEAVRASDLEWTLVRVARLDDGPATGEIKVGHYGHGVVGLSLHRADMASFLLAQVTDRTHLREAPAISN; encoded by the coding sequence ATGAGAATCACGGTCTTCGGCGCGACCGGCCGGATGGGCCAGTTACTGGTACGCCAGGCCCTCGACGCGGGACACACGGTCACCGCCTACGCCCGCAACCCCGGCAAGCTCCGCTTCACGCACCCGGAACTGACCGTCGTGGCCGGTGAACTCGACGACGAGAAGGCGATCCTCGAAGCGGTCCGCGGCGCCGACGCCGTCATCGAGGGCGTCGGCTCGGAGAGCGCCGCGACCCGCAGGATCATCGCCGCCATGGACGCGTCGGGCGTCGGACGGTTCGTGGTGGTGTCCACGTGCAGCGTCCCGGACCCGGCGGACCGGCCGGACCTCAGGTTCAAGGCCCTCGTCCGGTTCGTCAGGACCGCCGCACCCCGCGCCTGGGCCGAGGTCCGCGCGGCGGCGGAAGCGGTACGCGCCAGCGACCTGGAGTGGACGCTGGTGCGCGTGGCCAGACTCGACGACGGCCCCGCCACCGGAGAGATCAAGGTCGGGCACTACGGCCACGGGGTGGTGGGCCTCTCCCTCCACCGCGCCGACATGGCGTCCTTCCTGCTCGCCCAGGTGACCGACCGGACCCATCTGCGCGAGGCCCCCGCGATCAGCAACTGA
- a CDS encoding winged helix-turn-helix transcriptional regulator, producing MNQSVDPQTARCMQILSVVGDLWTLAIVMTLQKSAMRFNELHRAIPKVNAVTLTSRLRKLDEAGIVVRVAESRSKQSTVYDLTPFGRKLLPIVDAVRTVALDLERSGEAPAR from the coding sequence ATGAATCAATCCGTAGACCCCCAGACGGCGCGGTGCATGCAGATTCTGTCGGTCGTCGGTGATCTGTGGACCCTGGCGATCGTGATGACCCTGCAGAAGTCGGCGATGCGCTTCAACGAGCTGCACCGGGCCATCCCGAAGGTCAACGCGGTCACCCTGACCAGCCGCCTGCGCAAGCTCGACGAGGCCGGCATCGTCGTCCGGGTCGCGGAGTCGAGGAGCAAGCAGTCGACGGTGTACGACCTCACCCCCTTCGGCCGGAAGCTGCTGCCCATCGTCGACGCCGTGCGCACCGTCGCGCTCGACCTGGAGCGCTCGGGAGAGGCCCCCGCGCGCTGA
- a CDS encoding DUF1707 and FHA domain-containing protein, whose amino-acid sequence MTSSSEFHTYPARVSDAQRDRVLGVLREGAAQGRLSHDTFLRRMELALAAHRPEDLAALTADLRAERAWSQGLLRAVGGVSGFPGRLRMAWRAGKLPQLLLPAPGPYPLLIGRDPGNGLRLNHETVSRNHAELTARGRLWLLRDLGSTNGTCVNGQRVVGLVPVREGDQVSFGHMTFRLTAPPPLPPDRPAALPPDGLPPL is encoded by the coding sequence GTGACGTCCTCCTCCGAGTTCCACACGTATCCCGCGCGGGTCTCCGACGCCCAGCGCGACCGTGTCCTCGGCGTGCTCAGGGAAGGTGCCGCGCAGGGCCGCCTCTCCCACGACACCTTCCTGCGCCGGATGGAACTCGCCCTCGCCGCCCACCGCCCCGAGGACCTGGCGGCGCTCACCGCCGACCTGCGCGCGGAACGCGCCTGGAGCCAGGGGCTGTTGCGCGCGGTGGGCGGAGTCTCGGGCTTCCCGGGGCGGCTGCGGATGGCCTGGCGGGCCGGGAAGCTGCCCCAACTCCTGCTGCCCGCCCCGGGGCCGTACCCGCTGCTCATCGGACGCGACCCGGGCAACGGACTGCGGCTCAACCACGAGACGGTCTCCCGTAACCACGCCGAACTCACCGCCCGGGGGCGGCTCTGGCTGCTCCGGGACCTCGGCTCGACCAACGGCACCTGCGTCAACGGGCAGCGGGTCGTCGGCCTGGTCCCGGTCCGGGAGGGCGACCAGGTGAGCTTCGGCCACATGACCTTCCGCCTGACCGCACCCCCGCCCCTCCCGCCGGACCGGCCGGCGGCCCTCCCGCCGGACGGCCTGCCGCCCCTCTGA
- the treY gene encoding malto-oligosyltrehalose synthase, translated as MTPTATYRLQLQPDFTFADAGEAVPYLASLGISHLHLSPVLEAVPGSRHGYDVTDPGRIRAELGGEEGLRELAATARAHGMGLVVDIVPNHMAASPRHNRALWEVLREGPSSPYARWFDIDWEGGGGKVLLPVLGGPVGDELGRLTVDGTVLRHGEQEFPLRPGTEDLALPGLLDAQHYRLGWWRLARTELNYRRFFTISDLIAVRVEHPEVFDATHGKILELVRDGVVEGLRIDHPDGLADPAGYLERLAAGTGSRWTVVEKILTGEETLPAGWAVAGTTGYDALHRVDGLFADPLGSAELLGHYRAFADPSADEGGTWPETARRAARHVVGHDLAAETAWLTRLAARICARDPRLRDHAPWALHTAVTELLVRVPVYRPYVGAGGPVTESAEAALPDAAVRDAKAAFLVPEEAGAVDVVRELALGRLGDGPEQVSFCARFAQTASALHAKSEEDTAFYRYVPLISATEVGGRPGRPAVEPPAFHAFCARLARDWPTTGTVLTTHDTKRSADVRARIAVLSECPSQWAELVRQATAATPAKAPDAQLAWGAWQSAFGCVDMPASETAGRLEPALLKAVREAGLHTTWTEPDASYERAVSDFVAAGPGSAGGTARDLLAAFARSLAPQVRANVLGAALVHLTMPGVPDLYQGTEREYLALVDPDNRRPFTEPDPGAGPSAATEASGTSDEKARLTATALRLRAELPYVFGESGTYVPLTARGAAAEHAVAFCRSGEVVTAVTRLSLRLAEAGGWADTVLPLPDAGPWHDLLATEGEFGGGEVKASELFAARPVALLRRGPRG; from the coding sequence ATGACGCCCACCGCCACGTACCGGCTCCAGCTCCAACCGGACTTCACCTTCGCGGACGCCGGGGAGGCCGTCCCGTACCTCGCTTCGCTCGGTATCTCCCATCTCCACCTGTCCCCCGTCCTGGAGGCGGTGCCCGGGTCGCGCCACGGGTACGACGTCACCGATCCCGGCCGGATCCGCGCCGAGCTGGGCGGCGAGGAGGGGCTGCGCGAACTCGCGGCGACGGCCCGCGCGCACGGGATGGGGCTGGTCGTCGACATCGTGCCGAACCACATGGCCGCGTCCCCGCGCCACAACAGGGCGCTGTGGGAGGTGCTCCGCGAGGGGCCGTCCTCGCCGTACGCCCGCTGGTTCGACATCGACTGGGAGGGCGGCGGCGGAAAGGTGCTGCTGCCCGTGCTCGGGGGCCCCGTCGGCGACGAGCTGGGACGGCTCACCGTCGACGGGACGGTGCTGCGCCACGGAGAGCAGGAGTTCCCGCTGCGCCCGGGCACCGAGGACCTGGCACTGCCCGGACTGCTGGACGCCCAGCACTACCGGCTCGGCTGGTGGCGGCTGGCCCGCACCGAGCTGAACTATCGGCGGTTCTTCACCATCTCGGACCTGATCGCCGTGCGGGTCGAGCACCCGGAGGTCTTCGACGCCACCCACGGCAAGATCCTCGAACTCGTCCGGGACGGTGTCGTCGAGGGGCTGCGCATCGACCATCCGGACGGCCTCGCCGACCCCGCCGGGTACCTGGAGCGGCTGGCCGCGGGAACCGGCAGCCGGTGGACGGTGGTGGAGAAGATCCTCACCGGCGAGGAGACCCTCCCGGCCGGCTGGGCGGTGGCCGGAACCACCGGCTACGACGCACTGCACCGCGTCGACGGCCTCTTCGCCGACCCGCTCGGATCGGCCGAACTCCTCGGCCATTACCGTGCGTTCGCCGACCCCTCCGCCGACGAGGGCGGCACCTGGCCCGAGACCGCGCGGCGGGCCGCACGGCACGTCGTCGGCCACGACCTCGCCGCCGAGACGGCCTGGCTCACCCGGCTGGCCGCACGGATCTGCGCCCGGGACCCCCGGCTCCGCGACCACGCCCCGTGGGCCCTGCACACCGCCGTGACCGAACTGCTGGTCCGCGTCCCGGTGTACCGGCCGTACGTCGGGGCGGGGGGCCCGGTCACCGAGTCCGCCGAGGCGGCTCTGCCGGATGCGGCGGTACGGGACGCGAAGGCCGCGTTCTTGGTACCCGAGGAGGCCGGGGCGGTGGACGTGGTGCGGGAGCTCGCGCTCGGGAGGCTGGGCGACGGCCCCGAACAGGTCTCCTTCTGCGCCCGGTTCGCCCAGACCGCGTCCGCCCTGCACGCCAAGTCCGAGGAGGACACGGCGTTCTACCGGTACGTACCGCTGATCTCGGCGACCGAGGTGGGCGGCCGGCCGGGCAGGCCGGCGGTGGAGCCCCCCGCCTTCCACGCGTTCTGCGCCCGGCTGGCGCGGGACTGGCCGACCACCGGCACGGTGCTCACCACGCACGACACGAAGCGCAGCGCCGACGTCCGGGCCCGGATCGCCGTACTCTCCGAATGCCCTTCCCAGTGGGCGGAGTTGGTACGCCAGGCGACGGCGGCGACTCCGGCGAAGGCGCCGGACGCCCAACTCGCCTGGGGCGCCTGGCAGTCGGCCTTCGGCTGCGTGGACATGCCGGCCTCCGAGACGGCGGGCAGGCTGGAGCCCGCGCTGCTCAAGGCGGTGCGCGAGGCGGGCCTCCACACCACCTGGACCGAACCCGACGCCTCCTACGAGCGCGCGGTGTCCGACTTCGTCGCGGCAGGGCCCGGTAGCGCCGGGGGGACCGCCCGGGACCTCCTCGCCGCCTTCGCCCGGTCGCTCGCCCCCCAGGTGCGGGCCAACGTACTGGGCGCGGCACTCGTCCATCTGACGATGCCGGGAGTTCCCGATCTCTACCAGGGCACGGAGCGGGAGTACCTCGCCCTGGTGGACCCGGACAACCGGCGGCCCTTCACCGAGCCGGACCCCGGAGCCGGGCCCTCGGCGGCCACCGAGGCATCCGGCACCTCGGACGAGAAGGCCCGCCTGACCGCCACCGCGCTCCGGCTCCGCGCCGAACTCCCGTACGTGTTCGGCGAGTCGGGTACGTACGTCCCCCTCACCGCGCGGGGTGCGGCGGCGGAGCACGCGGTGGCGTTCTGCCGGTCGGGCGAGGTGGTCACTGCGGTGACCCGGCTCTCGCTCCGGCTCGCCGAGGCGGGCGGCTGGGCCGACACGGTCCTGCCGCTCCCGGACGCCGGCCCCTGGCACGATCTCCTGGCCACGGAAGGTGAGTTCGGCGGGGGCGAGGTGAAGGCGTCCGAGCTGTTCGCCGCACGCCCGGTCGCGCTGCTCAGGAGGGGGCCGCGGGGGTAG